The Gimesia sp. DNA window AAAATATTGGGATCACGAATAAGCGGCTAGCTAAGGTTTATTTAAACTTAGAAAGTATAAGAAATGCACCTCAATGTCAAAAAAAGAATTTTCTCAACACTGCCTTATACCATGAAATTCATACAATTTACAGTGCGAGAATCTATGTTTATGTATCGCAGGAAAATTCTATGTATTTTTTGAGGGAAACGGGTGTTTTACCGCGCCTGAATGGGTAGAATTGAAAGTAAAAATTATATTTGTTCAGTAATTAAACACCCGCAGGGGAATTGAGTGCCTTCATGTATTTGAAAATGGCCAAACGCGTCTTAATGGAAACAGACAAAAGACTTGTCTGGAAACTGGCTTACAATTTCGGTTTCAAAGGCGCCCTCTCGGTTCACAAACATAAAAAACGCCTGAAACGCGGTGAGTTCTTCCCCCCCTTTCTCTATGTCTCGGTGATCAACAGCTGCAACCTGCGCTGCCAGGGCTGCTGGGTTGATGTCGCCGCCAAACAGGAGAAGATTGACGTCGAGGCGATGTCAAAGCTGATCGGCGAAGCCAAAGAAATGGGGAACTCCTTCTTTGGCATCCTGGGGGGCGAGCCCTTCATGCATCCGCAGCTGCTGGAAATTCTGGAACGTCACCCTGACTGCTATTTCCAGATTTTCACAAACGGACAGTTTATCACTGACGAGATTGCAAAGAAGCTGCGAAAGCTCGGCAACGCGACGCCGCTGATCAGCGTTGAAGGCAACGAGATCATCAGCAATGAGCGTCGCGGACGGAGCGATGTCTACAATAAAACGATGCAGGGAATTCAGAACTGCCTGAATAACAAACTGCTCACGGGTGTCTGTACCAGTTTATGCAAGTCGAACATCGATGACCTGCTGACTGAAGAATGGGTCGACAAACTGATTGAGATGGGGGTCATGTATACCTGGTATCACATTTACCGTGTCGCCGGCCCCGATCCGAACCCGGAACTGGCGCTCTCTCCGGAAGAGCAGTTGCGAGCCCGCAAATTCGTTGTGGATATCCGGGCTCGTAAACCGATCGGAGTGATCGACGCCTACTTTGATCACGATGGAACCGCGCTCTGCCCGGCAGCAACCGGCCTCAGCCATCACATCAATCCCTGGGGCGATATTGAACCCTGCCCCGTGATTCAGTTCGCCACCGAT harbors:
- a CDS encoding radical SAM/SPASM domain-containing protein, which produces MYLKMAKRVLMETDKRLVWKLAYNFGFKGALSVHKHKKRLKRGEFFPPFLYVSVINSCNLRCQGCWVDVAAKQEKIDVEAMSKLIGEAKEMGNSFFGILGGEPFMHPQLLEILERHPDCYFQIFTNGQFITDEIAKKLRKLGNATPLISVEGNEIISNERRGRSDVYNKTMQGIQNCLNNKLLTGVCTSLCKSNIDDLLTEEWVDKLIEMGVMYTWYHIYRVAGPDPNPELALSPEEQLRARKFVVDIRARKPIGVIDAYFDHDGTALCPAATGLSHHINPWGDIEPCPVIQFATDSIHDESKTLKDKFVQSEFLKDFRHVVQQNTRGCIILERPDLLEDLVKKHGAKDSTFRKQAMQELQNLETRTSQYSPGNEVPEKSWVYRIAKKFFFNDFGVYQGTDHSQTAAPGILANRSGSTTPGNPPDFIPLEALK